The window CTCAGTGGGAGATGCCATCAACACTTCGCATTAGGTACATTTACCTCTTTTGGTGTATTGGGATGTAAATCAATTGCGCATGTTCTCTTGTTCCCCATGTGTGAGGTCTCTGCAAATCCATTTAAAAATCTCAAGCCGGGACTAATTGGGCTCACAAGATCATGGAAAATGATAACCCAATCCATCAATGTCCATCGTGGGCCGTCCCACAACCCCTTTAACAGGACCATAATGACCGAATTGCCAGTGCGCCTCGCTTTCGAGGCCATAGTCAGGGGTGGGCCTAGCAGACCAGGACCCTTTGAGTAGATAGGTATGGTGCCAATTCCTGGCCCTTTGAATTGATGCAGTTCAATGACTCCGAGGCCCCTTACAAAGGCCAATGGGTCCACCTGTCAGTGATGGTCATAGTTGGCTGGTTTGGACGCCTGATGTGGGCTACGCATGGGCTTGACAGGGGCTTGACGCGGGCCACGTGGCCACATGTGGGCCTGGACTTGCCGCACCTGCCTAGAGATGGGCCATTTGTAGGAGGTAAAGGACCAAGCGTCCAAACCTATAGGGTctgcatacatacatacagtatggatgcatatatatacatagcaTGAGACTGACATTGGCAcgttcatttttttctttttattccgTGAATAATGAAGACAGGGTAACAATCACCAACAGAGTGCAGTTGAAGTCATACCAACATCCATAGCACGCAAAAGCCTTCCTAGGCCAAGTGAACATTCTGTGCCCCGGCAACCACACGGGGAAAGCTAGCTAATAAGCTTTCTTAACAAATGAATGAACGAACTAATGCTACGTTAAGGATCCAATGAGCAGATTAAATTTGGGGTAGGTTACCTTATTCTATATGATCAATATTTTGTATTTCGATCACATACAGAAGGAAACCGTACTGAACAAAGCCTCTCCCTAACAAATCAAATCAGTAACTGAAGATAATTGACTCCTATGCAATTGCAACATAAAATGCCGCAAGCAGCTTATATACCGAGCAATTCCCTGTTATTGCAATCACCATTCTTCCCACTTGTTCATGAAGTCGTTCCACATTGCCATCGCTATTGATTCTCGTAAGTATGAAGCAACTTGCTCTTGCATTGTCGAACCCAAATGCATCTCCGGTTGGTCATCAAATTCTGGCGACTCCTCTACTGTCATCTCCTGTACACTGGAAAACAACCAGTCATTTCTTTCCTCCCGCCTGATGTAGTTATGCAGGACACATGCTGCTATTACTATGTCCCTCTGGACTTGAAACGAGTACTGAGTAGCCAGCTTGAGTATGGGAAATCGAGTCCTCAGTACTTCAAAAGATTTCTGAATGACATTCCTTAGAGATGAATGCCGGTGATTAAATAGCTCCTTCACGTTTCGAGGTAGTTGATTAGCCCCTCTGTATTCATAAGGGTAGTACCGAATTCCTGGATATGGAGCAAGAAATCCTTCCATGTTTACGTATCCCATGTCAACTAGATAAAACTTCCctaaaataattagaaaaaaacaGGAATCAAATATACTGAGTATGATAATCAGTGATATttgaaaacaaatgaaaataaCTGGAGGAAATTCCCATGTTTCTTTGTTCAAGTTAGCGAAAACAACCTTTAGGAATTGGAGGAAATTTCTGATCGGGATCATCGAGTACAGCTCTTAGCATGCGCGAATCTGGTACTGAACCTTCCCAACCaggataaataaaaataaactgcAAGTCAAATGTGCAGGCTGCTAACACGTTTTGTGATAGAAAACCTTTCTTATTACGAAACCGAGATTGATCTTTTGCTGGTACATGGGCAGGAATGTGCATTCCATCTACAACACCAATGCAATCCTAATTTAGAAAAGATAGTGTCAGTGAGATGGTATCATACACATGATGAGAAGAATGAGTTTGTCTAGAGTCTACCTTGAAATAGGGATTATATCTGTTGCTTCTCAGGATTTCTGGCGGAGTAGTGTCTGGTGGGCATTCCAAGAATTCTTTTGATAGGGACTTGATTGCTTTCAAAACATTATTAAAATGTCGGCTGATGGTCTCACCAGAGTGCTGAAACCGCTCTTGTATTACTCTGTTGCGCTCATTATGTCCAatgatatttaagaaaattgtCAGCTGCTCCTCTATCATAACACCTGCAGTGTCCCTCAGCAGGTTTCTCTGCCTAGCGATGTCACATAATTTATGAAATACACACTTATCCATCCGAAACATTTCCCGGAAAGCATCATCTGGATTATTCAGTGCTTCCGCCATAAAACTGCATTTTCTAGGAAAAGATGTGGGGCCAGATTGGGCAGCTATACTGTTATAAAAGTAGTACGCAGCTGCAGCAGCAACTAGCTCCATCTCATCCAGTTCTATATCGGCATCATCCATCTTACGGATATCACTGCAGACAAAGATAAAGAATGTAAAAGCATGCAAATGCAGTGAAGGCTCAAGCATTTCTATCACATCATATGACACCGAGAATGAGCAAGTATCTTGGTTTCCGACAAGCCATTAAGACCAGTAACTATCATTGAACtcatcaaagaaaaaaagctaTCAAAGACAAACTAATGATAACTgcaggaaagaaaaaaggggaaaagaaGAATCACGAGGagattcaaaattaaaaatgtccAAACAGATCTCTCAGAATCAAAATATCCGTATCAATTAAAAAACATTTGAATCCAATAATACATTCTTGGAACCAAACCTCACAAATAGAGAAAGAGGGGGTGCATGGGGGGAGGGGGAATTGAGGAGGGAACAGATCGGAAGATTGAGAGAGAGATCGAGAGTTTGAGAGAGACgcagagagacagagacagagagaaaTTGAGAGAGAGATTCTATATTTTCATCCTTAGAAGAATTTTACATCAGCACTGTGACTTCAAAAAGGCCTTACCCTAACCATAATACCCTCGCAAGATCTTCCAATAGCTAACATGCCGTTGAATTCCGAAAGTCCCTATTGTACCCTTAATATAACCTATCTGTCATGGCATTACCCTCCCTAAAGGAGTTCCTTTTCCGCGGAAGGATAACTCTTTTCCTGAACGTACAACAAATATTAGCTTGTGAAAAACAGGATCAAGTTTtaggttctttttttttttctttttttctttttttaaccattGACATGGAGGAGTGGAACTACTAAGAACACTAAACCAGATTTTCATAGACGGATCGCTCATGATCCTCCAAGGACCAATAACGCCACCAAGACCTCATGTGCCTCATCAAAGGCCCTCGCATGCCTTCTTAACAACCAGTCCAAGTGTTTTAGTGTATTGACCACCAACCAATAATTTCTGTGGCCTTGGTATCTTATTGAATTGCCAAATTATCTTGTGGTTCTGATGCATGACTCTATTGCAAATATGTCTCCATAATGCCACCATTTCCAGCAGAATTTCCGTTGTTTTTTTGCAACAAACAACCCCAGTATATAATCACAAAATGCTATAACATTCTTGTTTTCCATCTGTAGGTTGATTCATGAATTTATCTGCTATGTTACCAAATAGTACAGAAGGCACTCTTTAAATTTAAAGTTCAAGTACCATACCTAATCAGCGATATTTGACATGAATGTAACATCTCTAAGAGAGATGTTCCTGCTGGAAATAACGGTAACAATGAAGTGATTGTTTGTATTAGGAATTGAAAGCAATTGACCTTGCTGAAGGGACAATCTCTTTACAACGAGTATATGGAGAAAACACTTTGCTTTTTCCTTGATAAACAACTATTATTCTACAAATCAAATGTCGAGAAGACTAAAACTGCGTCAGATGATAGCAAAATGGCTAATTAGATGataatatgtaggctaggttGTGCTAGATTTGAAACTGATAAAAATGTATAAAGAATCCACCATGTCGACCGAGTTATTTATAAGAATAATGAGCTTTGAGTTGCCTACCTTAGCTTAGAATTTTCTGAAAGCCCCAAATAACTTCTTAGGCTGCCGCCGCTAGCTGGAAACAAATGTGACGGCAAAGCAAAGTTGCTAGGTCCTTGCTGCTTACTGGAACATCAGATGTACTAATTTCTTGTTGTGAAAGTAATGGCTCCAATTGAGCATAGATGGTAGGCAATGGAGGCAGTGTAAGTCAGAGCGAGCAGTCATGAAGTCTctttttaacctaaaaattaTCTGTAAATTGAAAGATCTGTTGGCTGGGACTGTGAGATCCAATGCCAGTTGAAACATCGATATCATTGAAATCAAAGTTTAAGAAAGAAACATAAGAGAATAGAGGGAGTACTGACAGAAAAGAAGGTGAAAATCACAGGAGGAAAGAGGAGcagaatataataaaaaagagattCCAAAGGAGGGGAGAGAGATGGAAAGTAAGAGGGGTCCTTGCCAAACTCATCTTCATTTAATTCACACATCATCAGCcacaaaagaaattatttgcATGTAATGTGAAAATTACTAACATACTCTCACAAAATGAagtattttttcaattatagtAACCACTAACAGACCAACAATATATCCTACAGTAAGGCCTAAGGAGCTCTATCTTGTTCAGAAAGATTCTACACTTGAGGCGGCCCCCCTGCTGACATAGCCACCCCACATGCATGCGTTGGCATTCGGCCAATATCTTGCAGCAAAACTTTGGGATCACAAATCAACTCTCAGGCCCATCAGACATATTTCAGCCAGGTAGTACCCAACATATTTCAACGTTGTCGGAGGCAGGCACGAGAGCAAACTGCCATCCGGCTGGCACAATAACATCAAGTCCCCAACCATTCTAAATGCGGACCCAACAATCACTCACTAGAAGTAGAATCAGGCAGCACTCCGCCGCTGAATGATGTTAAAACTAACTAAAAGGGGGTAATGGGAAGTAAAAGGCCAATAGcgaaatggaaaacagaagcaATCCAAACAGACAAATGCACCTGACTATCTGTTTTGCCGCAAGCAAAGTTTCTTAATAACGAACTATTCCAGGAAATCGTTGGAACATCCAACCATCGATGAAAGCGAGATGACGACGAGAAAACAGAGCCAACGGAATGGAAGGGCTGAGGAAAGAAAACTCACCGTCGATGGCTGGGCAGTGGGTAGGGAGAAGATTCTTGCAGCCCAGCCCTGTCCTGCCCTGCTCTGGGAATTCAACCTCGAGCGAGCTGAGAATGATTCAATTCTATTTCTATTCGGACAGGCAGCGAGCAAGCAAGCGAGAGCGAATTGCGAATTCTTCCTTACTAGGGTTTTGTGAAGGGGTTTCGCTTTTCAATTGAATCAAGTTTGTTTGAGAGGGAAATGATGTGATCTGATCCGATATCTGATCgccatcttcatcttcttcatcatcatcatccaccgagctgagctgagctgaCTGACTGACCATACTCTATAGTTCGTTCTTCCTTTCTGCTCTTTTGGGCTTCTTCTTGGCTAATTGGGCCCATTCTACAgctcattttaaaaaaattgtttgtaTAGAATATTTATGCCCGTTTGGATTCAtgattaaaaattacaaaatttttaattttgatttttattgtgaaaaatgacaaatgaattgtgattataaatttaacgtgataaatatgtatttttgttgtgcagTGTGTTAAgtttaagttaaagttaaaattaaaaaattttaacttacaATCTAAATATGCCCCGTTCATCCTCGAGACAACGCCAGAGTGAGTACGGTGAGTTACTGGAAAAATTACACAGTTAGTAGAAAAAGTTTTACTTGcagtacaaaaagttttgttttttatttttttataacaatttattataaaatctttcaaaatgttttaatCGATTGCATTCTGTCAACTACCGATGTGGCATCTGACGTATCATTTGAGTATCTGATGTGACGCAATTAatacaatatattattaatattttaaaattttaattagaaaaaataaatagatgaaaagattaaattaaattaaaagaaaaatctcatatctctctctcctttctctcacTTCCCTGTCTCTCCCTTTTCCTTCTCCTCTGCTCTACCAGACTCTTTGCCCACCGCCCAAACGTCGCCAGAGTTCTTGTCGGAGACGACCCCTCTCCTCTGCCCAGCGCCTCCGTCGGAGCCGAttcctctcctcttctccctcttcaatctgcctttttttttttcgggtgtGGGGGGAGGGGGCATCCCGGCTGACGTCCCCACCCTCGACTGAGCTCGTTGGTGGGGTTTGAGCGCGCCGCTGAGCTCGTCTAGGAGTTGGGTCGCCGATTGGGGTGCCCCCTCCACGATTGGTTCCAAATCTCTCAAAGATCTGAAACTCCATATCTTCGAGAAATCTGCGTTTGGTCGAGGAGGGGGCGTCCCTACAGGCGACCCCAGCCCCCGACCGAGCTCACTGGCGGGATTCGAGCCCGCCGTTGAGCTCGGTCGGGGGATGGGGTCGTTGGGCATCCCTTCCCGAACCCCCAAAGATATGGTGGGGATGGGGGAGCCCCCGCCGTGGACCCCAACCCTAGATTGAGCTCGGTGGTAGGCTCAAACCCGCCGGCGAGTTCGGTCGGAGGTGAGGGGCTCGGTCGGGGGTGAGGGGCCCGGGCGGGGGCTCCTTCTTCCCAATGATACGatcgaaatattaaaaaaaaaaatcgtggGGGTTGAGATTGATCTGGTCCGGAGGGCGGAGAGAGATTTGGGCAGGAGTGAGATCCAATCTTCTCTTGTACAGGCAAATGGCTGGAGGATCCCGAAAAAAGCAGGATGACGAtgatgtgtttttttttaaaaaaaaaaaatactattatTGTTACCTTCTACTTATTAAATTGTCATCACTTTTGTTCATGACTTATTTCGTCTAACAATTATAtcctttcatttattttctaacAAAAAGTTGACATGGCATTCGTCGTCcattatatttgttttttaataGCAAACAAACGACAGGCCCAGACAATGTCTTTTGGGCACCCCTCTGACAACCTTAAACGACATCGTCTGCTCCTCTTTCATTCCCCCTCTCCCCCttttaattgaaatatatcaaatattaaaCACTTGAACTAAAACACTAAATATTCGAACTGAAAGCAAAAGTAATAAATGCTTGTACTAATCATGAGTATTAAAAgtattagatatttaaattaaaatattaaacactTGAATTGAAAAGTACTAATACGTGTTAGTGTGAGTTCATGTCATGCTAAAAAGGCCCTTATATATCAAGCATAGTATGTAGATGTATTTTCAAAATGTTATCGGTTTAAAGTAGAATGTCAAGGTTTAAAAGTTTCGATACTTCAAGTACTAATAAGGTACTAAAAATAGTCTAGTTTTTGAACTCCAATTATGGACGTTAGTGTTTATAAGTTCTTCCAAAATACTGCacttctaaaataaaatactgaATGTTTAAAGATCTACTTATTgataatgaaatattaataaattttagtaTTTCAAGTTCAATATTGTACTTAAATTAGACTAAGTTTAAAACTTTCAGACCACCGGGTGATGGTTCAAATAATTCAGCGCTTGTTCACCTAAAGTAAAGTCTCGGGTTTGAATCTTGTAAAATGGAGAAGATCCTTGATTGGAAaagttttactccttagtgGACCGACCCGACTCGAACTAAATTAGTCGGGGTTATTGAATTTTCGAATATTGGGATAAAGCTCGAAAAAATTTAATACTTTTTGTTACTAAGGTTGG of the Punica granatum isolate Tunisia-2019 chromosome 6, ASM765513v2, whole genome shotgun sequence genome contains:
- the LOC116211730 gene encoding uncharacterized protein LOC116211730 isoform X1 produces the protein MDDADIELDEMELVAAAAAYYFYNSIAAQSGPTSFPRKCSFMAEALNNPDDAFREMFRMDKCVFHKLCDIARQRNLLRDTAGVMIEEQLTIFLNIIGHNERNRVIQERFQHSGETISRHFNNVLKAIKSLSKEFLECPPDTTPPEILRSNRYNPYFKDCIGVVDGMHIPAHVPAKDQSRFRNKKGFLSQNVLAACTFDLQFIFIYPGWEGSVPDSRMLRAVLDDPDQKFPPIPKGKFYLVDMGYVNMEGFLAPYPGIRYYPYEYRGANQLPRNVKELFNHRHSSLRNVIQKSFEVLRTRFPILKLATQYSFQVQRDIVIAACVLHNYIRREERNDWLFSSVQEMTVEESPEFDDQPEMHLGSTMQEQVASYLRESIAMAMWNDFMNKWEEW
- the LOC116211730 gene encoding uncharacterized protein LOC116211730 isoform X2 yields the protein MDDADIELDEMELVAAAAAYYFYNSIAAQSGPTSFPRKCSFMAEALNNPDDAFREMFRMDKCVFHKLCDIARQRNLLRDTAGVMIEEQLTIFLNIIGHNERNRVIQERFQHSGETISRHFNNVLKAIKSLSKEFLECPPDTTPPEILRSNRYNPYFKDCIGVVDGMHIPAHVPAKDQSRFRNKKGFLSQNVLAACTFDLQFIFIYPGWEGSVPDSRMLRAVLDDPDQKFPPIPKGIRYYPYEYRGANQLPRNVKELFNHRHSSLRNVIQKSFEVLRTRFPILKLATQYSFQVQRDIVIAACVLHNYIRREERNDWLFSSVQEMTVEESPEFDDQPEMHLGSTMQEQVASYLRESIAMAMWNDFMNKWEEW